A genomic stretch from Anoplopoma fimbria isolate UVic2021 breed Golden Eagle Sablefish chromosome 8, Afim_UVic_2022, whole genome shotgun sequence includes:
- the mknk1 gene encoding MAP kinase-interacting serine/threonine-protein kinase 1 isoform X2, whose protein sequence is MVRHSMVTELQTIQHSLQGNSLALGQVGQSCGGTQENGVASEERQRLSQGPAEIEKSQPVNIPDAAKRKKKKRTRATDSSTGTFDDLYKLTDEVLGQGAYAKVQGCISLQNGQEFAVKIVEKSAGHSRSRVFREVETLYQCQGNNNILELIQFFEDSSCFYLVFEKLRGGSILTHIQNRKYFDELEASKVVRDIAQALDFLHTKGIAHRDLKLENILCEYTDHVSPVKICDFDLGSGVKLSSACTPITTPELTTPCGSAEYMAPEVVEVFTDEASFYDKRCDLWSLGVILYILLSGSPPFTGHCGTDCGWDRGETCRTCQSHLFESIQQGQYEFPDKDWDRITEGAKDLISKLLVRDATLRLSAAQVLKHPWVQGNAPERGLPTPHVLQRNSSTKDLSQFAAEAIAFNRQLSQHDEQQEDVGATVCSMRLSPPSNSRLARRRAQTNALRTGDFAPASDDLTA, encoded by the exons ATGGTGAGGCACAGCATGGTGACTGAGTTGCAAACCATCCAGCACTCTCTCCAG GGTAACTCCCTGGCTTTGGGCCAAGTGGGGCAGAGTTGTGGGGGAACTCAGGAGAACGGGGTCGCTTCAGAGGAGAGGCAGCGCCTTTCCCAAGGCCCAGCAG AAATCGAGAAAAGCCAGCCAGTGAACATCCCCGATgcagcaaaaagaaagaagaagaaaagaaccaGAGCAACGGACAGCTCCACAGGCACTTTTGATG ATCTCTACAAACTGACAGATGAGGTGCTGGGTCAAGGGGCTTATGCTAAAGTTCAAGGATGCATAAGTCTGCAGAATGGACAGGAGTTTGCTGTGAAG atCGTAGAAAAGAGTGCAGGGCACAGCCGCAGCAGAGTCTTTCGAGAAGTGGAAACTCTCTACCAGTGTCAAGGAAACAA CAACATTTTGGAATTGATCCAGTTCTTTGAAGACAGCTCCTGcttttatttggtatttgaAAAGCTTCGTGGTg GCTCCATTCTTACACACATCCAGAACAGGAAGTACTTTGACGAGCTGGAGGCCAGTAAGGTGGTCCGGGACATTGCCCAAGCTCTGGACTTCCTACACACTAAAG GCATTGCCCATAGAGACCTTAAGCTGGAAAACATCCTTTGTGAATACACTGATCAC GTGTCCCCAGTAAAGATCTGTGATTTCGACTTGGGAAGTGGAGTGAAGCTCAGCAGTGCCTGTACACCCATAACGACTCCAGAGCTCACCACACCG TGTGGCTCAGCAGAGTACATGGCTCCAGAAGTAGTGGAGGTGTTCACTGACGAGGCCTCTTTCTACGACAAACGCTGTGACCTTTGGAGTCTCGGGGTCATCCTCTACATCCTGCTGAGCGGCAGCCCCCCCTTCACAGGCCACTGTGGCACCGACTGTGGCTGGGACCGGGGAGAAACCTGCAGAACCTGCCag AGTCACCTGTTTGAGAGCATCCAGCAGGGCCAGTATGAATTTCCCGACAAGGACTGGGATCGCATCACAGAGGGGGCCAAGGATCTCATCTCCAAGCTGCTGGTCCGGGACGCAACTCTGCGGCTCAGTGCTGCACAGGTCCTCAAGCACCCTTGGGTGCAGGGG AACGCTCCAGAGAGAGGTCTTCCAACTCCTCATGTTCTACAGAg gAACAGCAGCACCAAAGACCTGAGCCAGTTTGCAGCAGAAGCCATCGCCTTCAACCGGCAGCTATCTCAGCACGACGAGCAGCAGGAGGACGTCGGAGCCACCGTTTGCTCCATGAGGCTTTCTCCTCCTTCCAACTCCAGACTGGCCCGCAGACGGGCGCAGACCAACGCCCTTCGCACCGGGGACTTTGCACCCGCGTCCGACGACCTCACAGCCTGA
- the mob3c gene encoding MOB kinase activator 3C, translated as MALCLGQVFSKDKTFRPRKRFEPGTQRFELYKKAQASLKSGLDLRKVVQLPEGENINDWIAVHVVDFFNRINLIYGTVSEYCSERTCPIMSGGLRYEYRWQDGDDYKKPTKLPALKYMNLLMDWIESLINNEHIFPTRVGVPFPKNFQQVCKKILSRLFRVFVHVYIHHFDSICSMGAEAHINTCYKHYYYFISEFHLIDHSELEPLKEMTEKICN; from the exons ATGGCGTTGTGTCTTGGACAAGTCTTcagcaaagacaaaacattcaGGCCGAGGAAGCGCTTTGAACCGGGCACCCAGCGCTTTGAACTCTACAAGAAGGCCCAGGCCTCGCTCAAGTCCGGCTTGGACCTGAGGAAAGTGGTTCAGCTGCCGGAGGGCGAGAACATCAACGACTGGATCGCCGTTCACGTGGTGGATTTTTTTAACAGGATCAACTTGATCTACGGCACGGTGAGCGAGTACTGCTCCGAGCGCACGTGTCCCATCATGTCCGGGGGGCTGAGGTACGAGTACAGGTGGCAGGACGGCGACGACTACAAGAAACCCACCAAGCTGCCCGCTCTCAAGTACATGAACCTGCTGATGGACTGGATCGAGTCGCTCATCAATAACGAGCACATCTTCCCCACCAGAGTAG GTGTACCTTTCCCCAAGAACTTCCAGCAGGTGTGCAAGAAGATCCTGAGCCGCCTCTTCCGGGTGTTTGTGCACGTTTACATCCATCACTTTGACAGTATCTGCAGCATGGGTGCAGAGGCCCACATCAATACCTGCTACAAGCACTACTACTACTTCATCTCGGAGTTCCACCTCATCGATCACTCGGAACTGGAGCCCCTG AAAGAGATGACAGAGAAGATTTGCAATTAA
- the mknk1 gene encoding MAP kinase-interacting serine/threonine-protein kinase 1 isoform X1: MVRHSMVTELQTIQHSLQGNSLALGQVGQSCGGTQENGVASEERQRLSQGPAEIEKSQPVNIPDAAKRKKKKRTRATDSSTGTFDDLYKLTDEVLGQGAYAKVQGCISLQNGQEFAVKIVEKSAGHSRSRVFREVETLYQCQGNNNILELIQFFEDSSCFYLVFEKLRGGSILTHIQNRKYFDELEASKVVRDIAQALDFLHTKGRSTTRQLCYESPKRIAVDYIYIYIYSIYIYIYSIYFFSFCSWWLFFSTGIAHRDLKLENILCEYTDHVSPVKICDFDLGSGVKLSSACTPITTPELTTPCGSAEYMAPEVVEVFTDEASFYDKRCDLWSLGVILYILLSGSPPFTGHCGTDCGWDRGETCRTCQSHLFESIQQGQYEFPDKDWDRITEGAKDLISKLLVRDATLRLSAAQVLKHPWVQGNAPERGLPTPHVLQRNSSTKDLSQFAAEAIAFNRQLSQHDEQQEDVGATVCSMRLSPPSNSRLARRRAQTNALRTGDFAPASDDLTA; this comes from the exons ATGGTGAGGCACAGCATGGTGACTGAGTTGCAAACCATCCAGCACTCTCTCCAG GGTAACTCCCTGGCTTTGGGCCAAGTGGGGCAGAGTTGTGGGGGAACTCAGGAGAACGGGGTCGCTTCAGAGGAGAGGCAGCGCCTTTCCCAAGGCCCAGCAG AAATCGAGAAAAGCCAGCCAGTGAACATCCCCGATgcagcaaaaagaaagaagaagaaaagaaccaGAGCAACGGACAGCTCCACAGGCACTTTTGATG ATCTCTACAAACTGACAGATGAGGTGCTGGGTCAAGGGGCTTATGCTAAAGTTCAAGGATGCATAAGTCTGCAGAATGGACAGGAGTTTGCTGTGAAG atCGTAGAAAAGAGTGCAGGGCACAGCCGCAGCAGAGTCTTTCGAGAAGTGGAAACTCTCTACCAGTGTCAAGGAAACAA CAACATTTTGGAATTGATCCAGTTCTTTGAAGACAGCTCCTGcttttatttggtatttgaAAAGCTTCGTGGTg GCTCCATTCTTACACACATCCAGAACAGGAAGTACTTTGACGAGCTGGAGGCCAGTAAGGTGGTCCGGGACATTGCCCAAGCTCTGGACTTCCTACACACTAAAGGTAGGTCAACAACCAGACAGCTATGCTATGAAAGTCCAAAGAGGATAGCTgtggattatatatatatatatatatattctatttatatatatatatattctatatattttttttcattttgctcatGGTGGCTGTTCTTTTCTACAGGCATTGCCCATAGAGACCTTAAGCTGGAAAACATCCTTTGTGAATACACTGATCAC GTGTCCCCAGTAAAGATCTGTGATTTCGACTTGGGAAGTGGAGTGAAGCTCAGCAGTGCCTGTACACCCATAACGACTCCAGAGCTCACCACACCG TGTGGCTCAGCAGAGTACATGGCTCCAGAAGTAGTGGAGGTGTTCACTGACGAGGCCTCTTTCTACGACAAACGCTGTGACCTTTGGAGTCTCGGGGTCATCCTCTACATCCTGCTGAGCGGCAGCCCCCCCTTCACAGGCCACTGTGGCACCGACTGTGGCTGGGACCGGGGAGAAACCTGCAGAACCTGCCag AGTCACCTGTTTGAGAGCATCCAGCAGGGCCAGTATGAATTTCCCGACAAGGACTGGGATCGCATCACAGAGGGGGCCAAGGATCTCATCTCCAAGCTGCTGGTCCGGGACGCAACTCTGCGGCTCAGTGCTGCACAGGTCCTCAAGCACCCTTGGGTGCAGGGG AACGCTCCAGAGAGAGGTCTTCCAACTCCTCATGTTCTACAGAg gAACAGCAGCACCAAAGACCTGAGCCAGTTTGCAGCAGAAGCCATCGCCTTCAACCGGCAGCTATCTCAGCACGACGAGCAGCAGGAGGACGTCGGAGCCACCGTTTGCTCCATGAGGCTTTCTCCTCCTTCCAACTCCAGACTGGCCCGCAGACGGGCGCAGACCAACGCCCTTCGCACCGGGGACTTTGCACCCGCGTCCGACGACCTCACAGCCTGA
- the LOC129095123 gene encoding transmembrane protein 275-like gives MVPSENSSRPSAPMKVPGQRSLRPQSLPSPALCCACGLCILLAGINITLVGAFAFSTFLPIGNPPIIIGPLLLLVALAFFTACCVVSRRPSAPMDRRPNGGEKWGLMRMGTAVFEMETSDNMLQDTTAVQLSPTNSLTSSHKSGSSHRGDASPPPNMAEMSDVGVNGDNTTLTSDSKASTPTQMLPAQNTSST, from the coding sequence ATGGTGCCATCTGAAAATTCCTCCAGACCATCTGCTCCCATGAAGGTCCCCGGGCAGCGCTCCCTGCGGCCCCAGAGCCTTCCCTCCCCGGCCCTGTGCTGCGCCTGCGGCCTGTGCATCCTGCTGGCCGGCATCAACATCACCCTGGTTGGAGCTTTCGCCTTCAGCACCTTCCTCCCTATTGGCAACCCCCCGATCATCATCGGGCCCCTGCTCTTGTTGGTAGCCCTGGCCTTCTTCACAGCGTGCTGCGTGGTCAGCAGGAGGCCCTCGGCCCCCATGGACCGCAGGCCCAACGGAGGCGAGAAGTGGGGGCTGATGCGGATGGGGACGGCGGTGTTTGAGATGGAGACCAGCGACAACATGCTGCAGGACACTACGGCCGTTCAGCTCAGCCCCACCaactccctcacctcctctcacAAGTCCGGCTCCAGCCACAGGGGCGACGCCTCTCCTCCACCCAACATGGCAGAGATGTCTGACGTGGGTGTCAATGGAGACAACACCACCTTGACCTCTGACAGCAAGGCGAGCACTCCCACGCAGATGCTGCCTGCTCAGAACACTTCCTCTACGTAG